One stretch of Hydrogenovibrio kuenenii DSM 12350 DNA includes these proteins:
- a CDS encoding SLAC1 family transporter, protein MEQQRQMQKSLMFEKQDFFKLPVSYFSMPMGLLGLGIEAHHFEKISALPDDFSSWVLQFAWTLLAIMAIFSLVKLLKTEGRQFLKLQWQNSISLLDFPILTLTALLLLLSLEDFSQKEVGWLAVFGMIVITHTYFNIEILTRWLHDNNLKLQDIRPTFFILLSGNFMVVIVGDFYLPKIYDEFLWFYFSVSLFLWFTFVFILFYRLIFEVSIQDTLRPSLFIVLSPPSLGLIAYALLSHATQMSAVTWVLFSFATFFFGMWFLMQRFFRKIRLTMIGWAFIYPLASYDVSLQVIYHLTNNPLILSLAFVVMVTNIVLSCILLYHMVRTLLTRTVVEE, encoded by the coding sequence ATGGAACAACAAAGACAAATGCAAAAAAGCCTCATGTTTGAAAAACAAGATTTTTTTAAACTGCCTGTAAGTTACTTCTCAATGCCAATGGGTCTGCTTGGGTTAGGTATCGAAGCACACCATTTTGAAAAAATTTCGGCTTTACCAGATGATTTTAGCTCATGGGTTTTGCAGTTTGCGTGGACTCTTCTTGCCATAATGGCAATATTTTCTTTGGTTAAGTTACTAAAAACAGAAGGGCGCCAATTCCTAAAATTACAGTGGCAAAATTCAATAAGCCTGCTTGATTTCCCTATTTTGACTTTAACGGCCTTGCTCTTATTACTCTCACTTGAGGATTTTAGCCAAAAGGAGGTGGGGTGGTTAGCTGTCTTTGGCATGATCGTTATTACTCACACCTATTTTAATATCGAAATACTGACACGTTGGCTTCATGACAACAATCTAAAACTACAAGATATCCGGCCAACTTTCTTTATTTTATTGTCTGGTAACTTTATGGTCGTGATTGTTGGTGATTTTTATCTCCCCAAGATCTATGACGAGTTTCTTTGGTTTTACTTTTCGGTCAGTTTATTTTTATGGTTTACCTTCGTCTTTATTTTGTTTTATAGGCTGATTTTTGAGGTAAGCATTCAAGATACTTTACGACCTAGTTTATTTATTGTTCTTTCGCCGCCATCATTGGGCTTAATTGCTTATGCGCTCTTGTCTCATGCAACGCAAATGTCTGCCGTGACGTGGGTGTTATTCAGTTTTGCGACTTTCTTTTTTGGAATGTGGTTTTTGATGCAAAGGTTTTTTCGCAAAATTCGCTTAACGATGATTGGTTGGGCCTTTATTTATCCGCTTGCATCATATGACGTGTCTTTACAGGTCATCTATCATTTAACGAATAATCCATTGATATTAAGCTTGGCTTTTGTTGTGATGGTAACCAATATCGTATTGTCCTGTATTTTGCTATATCACATGGTTCGAACTCTATTGACCAGAACCGTTGTTGAAGAATAA
- a CDS encoding SLAC1 anion channel family protein, translated as MTDQQTPAADNTPNRMAFFPITLFGAIMGYAGLTIGFNNAHNILEMSSKIGLILTVLTTFFFILIALAYGFKLLKYKNAVTKEINHPIAVNFFPAVSISLMLMSILYKDISPILSEGMFYIGAIAQLLLTFYVVQSWILHEKWQINQMTPAWFIPIVGNIVAPLPAMLFGYHEIAWFYFSIGLIFWLVLLAIVMYRLFFHPPMLKMLEPTLFILIAPPAMGFLSYLALQQGQPIDNFGRVLYYTGLFFTLLMFSQAWRFIKVPFSLSWWAYTFPISAIANASFMMYEQLHMNAFGFFAAFFLSVLSALVLHLTLKTFVAIKNKKLCVPPPAEPKPEVEASQR; from the coding sequence ATGACAGATCAGCAAACACCTGCAGCAGACAACACACCAAATCGCATGGCATTCTTCCCTATTACTTTATTTGGTGCCATTATGGGCTATGCGGGTTTAACCATCGGTTTCAACAATGCACATAACATTTTAGAAATGTCGTCTAAAATTGGGCTCATTTTGACAGTGCTAACGACTTTTTTCTTTATTTTAATTGCTTTAGCTTACGGCTTTAAATTATTGAAATACAAGAACGCTGTTACTAAAGAAATCAATCACCCCATTGCCGTTAACTTCTTTCCTGCTGTCAGCATCAGTCTAATGCTAATGTCTATCTTATATAAAGATATTAGCCCGATTTTATCTGAAGGCATGTTTTATATCGGTGCCATTGCACAACTTTTGCTGACTTTTTATGTGGTTCAATCATGGATTTTGCACGAAAAGTGGCAAATAAACCAAATGACACCAGCTTGGTTTATCCCTATTGTGGGGAATATTGTTGCACCACTTCCTGCTATGCTGTTTGGTTATCATGAAATTGCTTGGTTCTATTTTAGTATCGGGTTGATTTTCTGGCTAGTGCTCTTAGCAATTGTTATGTATCGCTTGTTCTTTCACCCACCAATGTTAAAAATGCTTGAGCCAACGTTATTTATTTTGATAGCACCACCTGCCATGGGTTTTTTATCCTACTTAGCTCTTCAACAAGGTCAGCCAATTGATAATTTTGGTCGCGTGCTTTACTACACAGGCTTGTTTTTTACTTTACTCATGTTTTCACAAGCTTGGCGTTTTATTAAAGTCCCTTTTTCACTGTCTTGGTGGGCCTACACCTTCCCTATTTCTGCCATAGCTAACGCCAGCTTTATGATGTATGAACAGTTACATATGAACGCATTCGGTTTCTTTGCGGCTTTCTTTTTGTCTGTACTGTCCGCTTTGGTTTTGCATTTAACGTTAAAAACATTCGTTGCAATTAAAAATAAAAAACTTTGCGTGCCACCGCCAGCAGAACCTAAGCCTGAAGTAGAAGCCTCACAAAGATAA
- a CDS encoding M61 family metallopeptidase, which translates to MTIHYTVTLQNAHAHLIDVRLRINNIKESTLNLSLPNWIPGSYLIRDFAKNLIGMEAQDKQGTFLAIAPLDKSHWQISSESPLESVEITYQVYAWDLSVRTAHFDQTHAFFNGTSIFLKIDNFLDTPYQVSLPKTDVTERHGWKVATTMPSTDIDSSGFGEYQAENYRDLIEYPIEVSDFTSIEFVANNIPHRVAFTGNFERQKLDKSQLIKDLIAICETELNLFGEPYPFEEYLFQVMVTDNGYGGLEHTNSTALLCSRSDLPYTTDDKRTDGYIQFLELCAHEHFHSWNVKRIQPDVYQKSDLSQPVYTNQLWWFEGITSYFDGLFLNMAGLVDSETYLKRLAKEMTRVYRMPGRFNQSVAESSLMTWTKFYQQDENAPNAIISYYSKGSLIGLGLDLLIRQQTDNQKELVEVLKALWQRNGVTRIGLQEGEIEQVCSEVSGIDLTEFFQQYLFGTEDLPFESLFTPFGVDFTLRPATGIKDTGGATEETNFPVQLGANLQTTEHQTVRVTHVWNDQPLYSAGVSASDEIIALNGYKMSSVETLENFLKGCELGEKLTCHYFRRDELMQAEIHLNTLISDRVVLEKNNQYQDALPWLTN; encoded by the coding sequence ATGACCATACATTACACAGTTACCCTTCAGAATGCTCATGCCCATTTAATCGATGTTCGCTTGCGTATCAATAACATTAAAGAATCCACCTTAAATCTAAGTTTGCCAAATTGGATCCCTGGCAGTTACTTAATTAGAGACTTTGCTAAAAACCTAATCGGTATGGAAGCACAGGATAAACAAGGGACATTCTTAGCTATTGCGCCGCTAGACAAATCTCACTGGCAGATTTCCAGTGAAAGCCCCCTTGAATCGGTTGAAATAACTTATCAGGTTTATGCTTGGGACTTGTCTGTACGTACTGCACACTTTGATCAAACTCACGCGTTTTTTAATGGCACATCTATCTTTTTAAAAATTGATAACTTTCTGGATACGCCTTATCAAGTATCCTTACCAAAAACCGATGTCACAGAACGACATGGCTGGAAAGTGGCTACAACTATGCCTAGTACAGACATAGATTCTTCAGGTTTTGGAGAGTATCAAGCCGAAAATTATCGCGATTTAATTGAATACCCAATTGAAGTCAGCGATTTCACTTCTATCGAATTTGTTGCCAATAATATTCCACACCGTGTTGCTTTTACCGGAAATTTTGAAAGACAGAAGCTGGATAAATCACAACTTATCAAAGACTTAATTGCCATTTGTGAGACCGAGTTAAACTTATTTGGCGAGCCTTATCCGTTTGAGGAATATCTATTTCAAGTAATGGTAACTGACAATGGTTATGGTGGGTTGGAACATACCAATTCTACTGCCCTTTTGTGCTCTAGAAGTGATTTACCTTATACCACTGACGATAAACGAACTGATGGCTACATACAGTTTTTGGAACTTTGCGCCCATGAGCACTTTCATAGTTGGAATGTTAAACGTATTCAGCCGGATGTTTATCAAAAATCTGACCTTTCGCAACCTGTTTATACCAACCAGCTTTGGTGGTTTGAAGGTATTACGTCCTACTTTGACGGTTTGTTTTTGAATATGGCAGGCTTAGTTGATTCTGAAACCTACTTGAAGCGTCTAGCAAAAGAAATGACACGTGTATATCGTATGCCCGGGCGCTTTAATCAATCTGTTGCTGAGTCCAGCCTAATGACTTGGACTAAGTTTTATCAACAAGATGAAAATGCTCCTAATGCAATTATCAGTTACTACTCCAAAGGTAGCTTAATTGGTTTGGGACTTGATCTATTGATTCGACAACAAACTGATAATCAAAAAGAGTTGGTTGAAGTTTTAAAAGCACTTTGGCAAAGAAACGGTGTGACTCGTATAGGTTTACAAGAAGGCGAAATAGAACAAGTTTGCTCTGAAGTTTCAGGCATAGATTTAACCGAATTTTTCCAACAATATCTGTTTGGCACTGAAGATCTGCCTTTTGAATCCTTATTTACCCCGTTTGGCGTTGACTTCACTTTGCGTCCAGCTACCGGCATAAAAGACACCGGCGGTGCAACAGAGGAAACTAACTTCCCAGTACAACTAGGTGCCAACCTACAAACAACAGAGCATCAAACTGTTCGAGTAACTCATGTTTGGAATGACCAACCGCTTTATTCTGCTGGCGTTAGTGCTTCTGATGAAATTATCGCACTTAACGGTTATAAGATGTCATCCGTAGAGACACTAGAGAACTTTTTGAAAGGATGTGAACTTGGAGAAAAACTTACTTGCCACTACTTTAGACGTGACGAGTTAATGCAGGCAGAAATTCATCTTAACACGCTCATTTCAGATCGTGTCGTACTGGAAAAAAACAATCAATATCAGGATGCTTTACCATGGCTAACGAACTAG
- a CDS encoding SlyX family protein → MANELEPRVSELEEKILHLEIHQAYQDETADQLNHLVAKQQQDINELKHQLKVLSEFLRNMKSEAGSQIKLPSEETPPPHY, encoded by the coding sequence ATGGCTAACGAACTAGAACCTCGTGTTTCCGAGTTGGAAGAAAAGATTCTTCATCTGGAAATTCACCAAGCCTATCAAGATGAAACCGCCGATCAGTTAAATCATCTGGTGGCAAAGCAGCAACAAGACATTAACGAGCTCAAGCACCAATTAAAAGTACTCTCAGAATTTTTAAGAAACATGAAATCTGAAGCGGGCAGTCAAATTAAACTACCAAGCGAAGAAACGCCTCCACCCCATTATTAA
- a CDS encoding bile acid:sodium symporter family protein → MLGLLTRFFPLWVFLAGFWAYQQPADFVALKPWITSLLALIMFSMGLTLHWQDFQRVLSEKRLVMLGVGIQFVVMPLAAFIISKTMGFSPELTIGMMLVGTTAGGTASNVIVYLIGGRVALSISMTLVATLLAVGLMPLLTWLYLNQMIVVPIGQMLSSLVMIVLLPVTFGMLVMHFLKEKLLTVQPYLPLISMAAIVLIIAIVVALNHDKITTVGLAVIAAVILHNAIGLVSGYSLTRLLGYDKQTCRTVAIEVGMQNSGLSVALALKYFSPLSALPGALFSIWHNLSGSMLAAVWRPDKD, encoded by the coding sequence ATGCTCGGATTATTAACTAGATTTTTTCCACTTTGGGTTTTTTTAGCAGGATTTTGGGCATATCAACAGCCTGCCGATTTTGTTGCTTTAAAGCCGTGGATCACATCTTTATTAGCGCTCATTATGTTCAGCATGGGCTTAACACTTCATTGGCAGGATTTTCAGCGTGTTTTGTCTGAGAAACGTTTAGTCATGTTGGGTGTTGGCATTCAGTTTGTAGTCATGCCTCTAGCTGCATTTATCATTTCCAAGACAATGGGGTTTTCTCCAGAATTAACAATAGGAATGATGCTTGTTGGTACCACGGCTGGTGGAACGGCATCTAATGTGATTGTGTATTTGATTGGTGGGCGCGTTGCCTTATCAATTAGTATGACGCTCGTTGCGACACTTTTAGCTGTGGGTTTAATGCCTCTTTTGACTTGGCTCTATTTAAACCAGATGATTGTCGTGCCGATAGGTCAAATGCTATCAAGCCTAGTTATGATCGTGCTTTTGCCAGTTACTTTCGGCATGCTGGTGATGCATTTTCTTAAAGAAAAGCTTCTAACTGTGCAGCCGTATTTACCTTTAATTTCAATGGCAGCAATTGTGTTGATTATTGCTATTGTGGTCGCATTGAATCACGACAAAATAACCACAGTGGGCCTAGCTGTTATTGCAGCAGTCATACTTCACAATGCCATTGGTCTGGTGTCTGGTTATAGTTTGACGCGTTTACTGGGGTATGACAAGCAAACATGTAGAACGGTTGCTATCGAAGTAGGGATGCAAAACTCAGGTTTGAGCGTTGCTTTAGCACTGAAATACTTTAGTCCATTGAGTGCTTTGCCGGGTGCTTTATTCAGCATTTGGCACAATTTATCCGGCTCTATGCTGGCCGCAGTTTGGCGACCAGATAAAGACTAA
- the rluB gene encoding 23S rRNA pseudouridine(2605) synthase RluB, whose amino-acid sequence MNKTSNKSSPSQPTANPSGEKLQKILARAGFGSRREVERLIESGLVKVNNKVATLGDRAMPDDNIKVRDQAVKETRLAKQATQVILYNKPEGQVCSRKDEKGRDTVYLHLPRIINGRWVSIGRLDLNTSGLLIFTNNGELANRMMHPSYEIEREYSVRVFGEVTDEIIKTLKKGVKLEDGVAKFDKVDRLQMQEEDSVNQWYRVVLKEGKNREVRRMWESQGVKVSRLIRTRYGEFSLPRNLRRGKTEPLTWKQVNQLLKSVDLSAEPRPDLTPKAQEKSPRSDKSSRKPTGDRPQSKRTSSSPYKGRRRD is encoded by the coding sequence ATGAATAAAACTTCGAATAAATCCTCACCTTCACAACCTACAGCTAACCCATCTGGTGAAAAACTACAAAAGATTCTGGCTCGTGCTGGTTTTGGTTCGCGAAGAGAAGTTGAGCGCCTCATTGAATCTGGCTTGGTTAAGGTTAATAACAAAGTAGCCACTTTGGGTGACAGAGCAATGCCTGATGACAATATTAAAGTCAGAGACCAGGCAGTAAAAGAAACGCGTCTTGCTAAGCAGGCTACTCAAGTTATTCTGTATAACAAGCCTGAAGGTCAAGTTTGCTCTCGCAAAGATGAAAAAGGAAGAGACACGGTTTATTTACACTTGCCACGCATTATTAATGGTCGTTGGGTGAGTATAGGTCGTCTTGATTTAAACACATCTGGTTTACTCATTTTTACCAACAACGGTGAGTTGGCTAATCGCATGATGCATCCGTCCTATGAAATTGAACGTGAGTATTCGGTCAGAGTATTTGGTGAAGTAACAGATGAGATCATTAAAACTTTGAAAAAAGGCGTCAAACTAGAAGATGGTGTGGCTAAATTCGATAAAGTTGATCGTCTGCAAATGCAAGAAGAAGACTCTGTTAATCAATGGTATCGTGTTGTTCTTAAAGAAGGTAAAAACCGCGAAGTTCGACGTATGTGGGAATCTCAAGGTGTAAAAGTAAGCCGTTTGATTCGTACGCGCTATGGTGAATTTAGTCTGCCTAGAAACTTACGTCGCGGCAAGACGGAACCTTTAACCTGGAAGCAAGTTAATCAGTTGTTAAAAAGTGTTGATTTATCAGCAGAGCCAAGACCGGATTTAACACCTAAAGCTCAAGAGAAGAGTCCTAGAAGTGACAAGAGTTCGAGAAAGCCTACAGGTGATCGACCTCAATCTAAACGCACATCTTCAAGTCCGTACAAAGGGCGCCGGAGAGACTAA
- a CDS encoding site-2 protease family protein → MDELTIMQKIAVWSIPVIFAITLHEVAHGWVAMKFGDRTAQLQGRLTANPLKHIDPIGTIIVPIALLVMGGFIFGWAKAVPVNPGNFKNPRRDMAWVAVAGPVSNLVMAIFWAIIARIGYGLDTQPGIGQFMAYTGAAGVAINLVLMVLNLIPIPPLDGSRVLSAFLSPRLAYTYNRIEPYGFFILLGLMLLGFLGPIIAGPYQAFQQLIYQMVGLA, encoded by the coding sequence ATGGATGAATTAACGATTATGCAAAAAATTGCGGTTTGGTCGATCCCCGTTATTTTTGCAATTACGCTGCATGAAGTGGCACACGGATGGGTTGCGATGAAGTTCGGTGATAGAACAGCCCAACTTCAAGGGCGCCTTACAGCCAATCCGCTTAAGCATATCGACCCGATAGGAACGATTATTGTGCCTATTGCGCTACTAGTGATGGGAGGCTTTATTTTTGGTTGGGCAAAAGCCGTTCCTGTGAACCCGGGGAACTTTAAAAACCCTCGCCGAGATATGGCTTGGGTTGCGGTAGCGGGCCCTGTATCAAACTTGGTCATGGCAATTTTCTGGGCGATAATCGCCCGTATTGGTTATGGGTTGGACACTCAACCAGGTATCGGTCAGTTTATGGCTTATACCGGTGCGGCCGGTGTTGCTATCAACCTGGTGCTAATGGTGCTAAACTTGATTCCAATTCCACCTCTGGATGGTAGTCGAGTGTTGTCAGCATTCTTATCGCCTCGACTGGCCTATACTTATAATCGAATAGAACCTTATGGTTTCTTTATCCTATTAGGTTTAATGTTGCTTGGCTTCCTTGGTCCAATTATCGCCGGACCTTATCAAGCATTTCAGCAATTAATTTATCAAATGGTTGGCTTAGCTTAA
- a CDS encoding L-threonylcarbamoyladenylate synthase: protein MRKDSQYISVHPDNPQERQLKHVVEILNRNGVIAYPTESGYALGCLLDNKDGADRIRAIRRLDEKHPFTLMCKDLSNLSEYAKVGNIQFRYLKSHLPGPYTFILPASREVPRRLQVPKKKTIGLRVTPNIVTNHLLEYFDKPLISVSLILPDEELPMTDGWFIQEQLAHVLDAVLDGGFSGFEPTTVIDLTEDVPQLIRQGQGEFNE, encoded by the coding sequence GTGCGAAAAGACTCTCAATACATTTCAGTTCATCCTGATAATCCTCAAGAGCGGCAACTAAAACACGTCGTCGAGATTCTTAATCGAAATGGCGTTATCGCCTATCCGACAGAATCGGGTTATGCATTGGGTTGTTTGCTTGATAACAAAGACGGGGCGGACCGTATTCGTGCAATAAGACGTCTTGATGAAAAGCATCCATTTACTTTAATGTGCAAGGATCTTAGTAACTTATCTGAGTATGCTAAAGTTGGAAATATTCAGTTTCGTTACCTTAAATCGCATTTACCAGGACCTTATACTTTTATTCTACCAGCCAGCCGAGAAGTTCCTAGACGATTGCAAGTACCAAAAAAGAAAACCATAGGTTTAAGGGTTACTCCAAACATTGTCACGAATCACTTGCTAGAATATTTCGACAAGCCGTTGATTTCTGTATCACTGATATTACCTGATGAAGAACTGCCGATGACTGATGGTTGGTTTATACAAGAACAGCTAGCGCATGTTTTGGATGCGGTACTTGATGGCGGATTTAGTGGCTTTGAGCCAACAACTGTTATTGATCTTACCGAAGATGTCCCTCAATTGATTCGTCAAGGCCAAGGTGAGTTTAACGAATAA
- a CDS encoding PHP domain-containing protein yields MTDFKADFHCHTHISDGTLSPEALIDLAAEQQITHLAITDHDTTLGYELAQPFAEKRGINLISGTEISCQWQGHTIHVVGLDVDVENQKLQSGLKINRIKRWLRAFEMDIKAQKRFPSLLTSILPKLESGMIGRNHFAQALIEKGIVPDQQKAFDRFLKQGRSLYVPVNWPDITEVVDWIVSAGGIAVIAHPHIYKMSANKLNKMIETFKDAGGEAIEVVNQPRVCSEQIGMAERAKRFNLYASLGSDFHKPEHTWRGLGWLSQMPEGVDPVWNHFKQTV; encoded by the coding sequence ATGACTGATTTTAAAGCAGACTTTCATTGCCACACTCATATTTCAGACGGAACATTGTCTCCGGAGGCATTAATTGATCTGGCCGCAGAACAGCAGATTACGCATTTAGCCATTACGGACCACGATACAACTTTGGGCTACGAGCTCGCACAACCTTTTGCGGAGAAGCGAGGTATTAATCTAATTTCTGGTACTGAAATTTCTTGCCAATGGCAAGGGCATACCATTCATGTAGTTGGGCTGGATGTAGATGTAGAAAACCAAAAGCTGCAGTCTGGTTTAAAAATTAACAGAATCAAACGCTGGTTAAGAGCATTTGAAATGGATATTAAAGCGCAAAAACGTTTTCCAAGTTTATTGACTTCAATATTGCCAAAATTAGAGTCAGGGATGATTGGGCGCAACCATTTTGCGCAAGCATTAATTGAAAAAGGTATTGTTCCAGACCAACAAAAAGCATTTGATCGTTTTTTGAAGCAAGGGCGCTCTTTGTATGTACCTGTTAATTGGCCTGATATTACGGAAGTTGTTGATTGGATTGTTAGCGCAGGTGGAATTGCGGTTATTGCACATCCTCACATCTATAAGATGAGTGCAAACAAGCTAAATAAAATGATTGAAACTTTTAAGGATGCAGGTGGAGAAGCGATTGAAGTGGTGAATCAGCCGAGAGTTTGCTCAGAACAAATTGGCATGGCTGAACGCGCAAAACGTTTTAACCTTTATGCGTCATTGGGAAGTGACTTTCATAAACCTGAACATACATGGCGTGGTTTGGGCTGGTTATCTCAAATGCCTGAGGGTGTTGATCCTGTTTGGAATCACTTTAAACAAACTGTGTAA
- a CDS encoding septation protein A → MKLLFDFFPILLFFIAFKLFGIYVATAVAIAASVLQVAYVYLKNKRIENMHLVTLALIVILGGATLIFHDETFIKWKPSIVNWGFALAFLGSHFIGKKPIVRRLMDQALYLPDKVWNRLSYMWVVFFILSGIANIYVAYHYDTDTWVNFKLFGLMGLTLAFILVQGLYISRYIQDDKVTNEVNEKAMEALADVEMDSVVVAPHSSENKDDQKTTSTDTK, encoded by the coding sequence ATGAAACTATTATTCGATTTTTTTCCTATCCTTCTATTTTTTATCGCATTTAAGCTGTTTGGCATTTATGTCGCCACCGCCGTTGCGATTGCCGCTTCTGTGCTTCAAGTAGCCTATGTGTACCTAAAAAACAAACGCATTGAAAATATGCATTTAGTTACCTTGGCATTGATCGTTATCCTAGGGGGTGCCACGCTTATTTTTCATGATGAAACTTTCATTAAATGGAAGCCTTCAATTGTTAACTGGGGGTTTGCGCTTGCATTCTTAGGTAGCCATTTCATAGGTAAAAAACCAATCGTCCGTCGATTGATGGATCAAGCTCTCTATTTACCTGATAAAGTCTGGAATCGACTAAGTTATATGTGGGTAGTCTTTTTCATCCTCTCTGGTATTGCCAATATTTATGTTGCCTATCATTACGATACGGACACTTGGGTCAACTTCAAATTATTCGGTCTCATGGGGCTTACACTAGCGTTTATCTTGGTTCAGGGGCTTTATATTTCCAGATATATTCAAGATGACAAAGTGACCAATGAGGTAAATGAAAAAGCGATGGAAGCCCTTGCTGATGTAGAGATGGATTCTGTTGTCGTTGCGCCTCACTCATCAGAAAATAAAGATGACCAAAAAACAACTTCAACCGATACAAAATAA
- a CDS encoding YciI family protein: protein MYYSIFAYDVPNSLPLRASARPDHIARLKALSESGRLLVAGPNPAIDTEEPGEAGFTGSLIVAEFDSLDAAQTWANADPYLAAGVYEKVDVKPFKKVLP from the coding sequence ATGTATTACTCAATTTTTGCTTATGACGTTCCAAATAGCCTACCCTTGCGTGCATCAGCACGACCAGACCACATTGCCCGATTAAAAGCGCTTTCAGAAAGCGGTCGACTACTTGTTGCGGGCCCTAACCCTGCTATTGACACTGAAGAACCTGGTGAAGCTGGTTTTACAGGCAGTTTGATTGTTGCAGAATTCGATTCTTTGGACGCTGCACAAACATGGGCAAATGCTGATCCTTACCTTGCGGCAGGCGTTTATGAGAAGGTTGACGTCAAGCCTTTTAAAAAAGTGTTACCTTAA
- the lexA gene encoding transcriptional repressor LexA, with protein MSNVAYLIPKRNQKLQLAEVAPLEMVDVDFVKIPLLGWTSAGQPIQMEMDYDTVSVPTTMVKKETFALRVKGNSMIEENIEDGDIVIIERRSTAENGESVVVRINNEEVTMKKFYIEKNGIRLQPANSEMEPIYITNEQIEILGIVTGILRQP; from the coding sequence ATGTCGAATGTGGCTTATCTGATTCCAAAACGTAATCAAAAACTTCAACTGGCTGAAGTAGCCCCCCTTGAAATGGTTGATGTAGATTTCGTAAAAATTCCATTACTTGGTTGGACATCAGCCGGACAGCCTATTCAAATGGAAATGGATTACGACACCGTCTCCGTTCCCACAACCATGGTTAAAAAAGAAACTTTTGCATTGCGTGTAAAAGGAAATTCGATGATTGAAGAAAACATCGAAGATGGTGATATCGTTATTATTGAACGCCGCTCTACAGCTGAAAATGGTGAATCCGTTGTTGTTCGTATCAACAATGAAGAAGTGACCATGAAAAAGTTCTATATCGAAAAGAACGGTATACGTTTGCAGCCTGCTAACAGCGAAATGGAACCTATCTACATCACTAACGAACAAATTGAAATTTTAGGTATTGTAACGGGAATCCTTCGGCAGCCATGA
- a CDS encoding asparaginase domain-containing protein, with the protein MNEQPPSSIATNNESLLLLVTGGTLDKNYDAISGELNFSTTHLPQILSQANITLDLSIETLMLKDSLEMTQTDREYIAETCVKAAQTRILITHGTDTMTETADYLSSIGQLSGKTLVLTGAMRPFMLGDSDASFNLGAAIMAANLSSNGVYIVMNGMRFDANNVRKNKLLGEFERLRR; encoded by the coding sequence ATGAATGAACAGCCTCCCTCATCCATTGCAACAAATAATGAAAGCTTACTGCTACTGGTAACGGGTGGCACGCTAGATAAAAACTACGATGCGATTTCTGGCGAGCTTAACTTTTCAACTACTCACCTTCCCCAAATTCTATCTCAGGCTAACATCACCCTTGATTTGTCTATTGAGACGTTAATGCTAAAAGACAGTCTTGAAATGACGCAGACTGATCGTGAATACATTGCGGAAACCTGTGTCAAAGCTGCCCAAACTCGCATTCTGATTACGCATGGTACAGATACCATGACAGAAACAGCCGATTATTTAAGCTCTATTGGCCAACTATCGGGAAAAACGCTTGTTCTTACCGGCGCTATGAGACCTTTTATGCTGGGGGATTCTGATGCCAGCTTTAACCTTGGCGCTGCAATCATGGCTGCCAACTTATCTTCAAATGGTGTCTATATCGTAATGAACGGTATGCGCTTTGATGCCAACAATGTTCGCAAAAACAAATTGCTTGGTGAGTTCGAACGACTTCGACGCTAA